In Plasmodium chabaudi chabaudi strain AS genome assembly, chromosome: 9, the sequence AAATGTAAGAGGTGATTTTAGTTCTTTTGATGATCTAGTTGATGATGTAATACAATATATGAATCATATTCAAGATGAAATCTCGAATGAAAATCAAACGGATGACGAATCTCATGATATAGTAacaactaaaaaaaaaaagcttcctgtatatattattgggTATTCGATGGGAGGAAATATTGCTTTAAGAATGTTACAAATATTAaggaaagaaaaagaagataGAATTAAGGCGTGGAATTCAAAtaactataaaaatgataacacCATGCTAAACAATTCTactaatattaatgaaaatgaaaatgatatgaATAATGCTAATGATTATGATTCCGATAATTCCTGTGCTAGTACCTCTACTACGAAAAATGTTATTGCTAGTGATAAAGATGAAGGCTTCTATAATTGTCTAGATAAATTCAATATTAAAGGTTGCGTATCTTTATCTGGCATGataagaataaaattaaaatttgatCCTGGAAACAAATCATTtaagtatttttatttacctcTAGCAAAATTCCTGTCTTTTGTCTTACCTCATATAGTTATTTCATCAGAACCACGTTATAAAAAGTCCGgatatttttctaatatatgtaaacgttatatatttcgaaatattaatggaaaaagatataaaaatatatcagaatttataaaaacaacGGTTGCATTGGATTGTAATATCAATTATATGCCAAAAGACAttcctttattatttgtgcattcaaaagatgataatatttgttCTTATGAGTGGACAGTTTcgttttataataaagtggaagttaataaaaaagatttGCATCCTGTTGATGGTATGAATCATGATACAACGACAAACCCAGGAAATGaagaaattttaaaagcAATTATTGATTGGATTTCGGATGTAAGAAGCAATTGTGAAGATGAAATAGAAGATGAATGAGAAAATGTGCGCTAATAATgcttatattaattattattttgtatttttataaacataaatgTAACTTTTTcgatgaattttttaaattaaa encodes:
- a CDS encoding lysophospholipase, putative; the protein is MLYSIILMMEEIELNNDELRSTTLRKLDGDPKVGWLCNKNGLLLKTYRWLANNAAGIILLIHGYRVHTRLTFMRTNLKMPDNNEDLAIDSNNCYIYKDSWIEKFNQNGYSVYAVDLQGHGESQGWKNVRGDFSSFDDLVDDVIQYMNHIQDEISNENQTDDESHDIVTTKKKKLPVYIIGYSMGGNIALRMLQILRKEKEDRIKAWNSNNYKNDNTMLNNSTNINENENDMNNANDYDSDNSCASTSTTKNVIASDKDEGFYNCLDKFNIKGCVSLSGMIRIKLKFDPGNKSFKYFYLPLAKFLSFVLPHIVISSEPRYKKSGYFSNICKRYIFRNINGKRYKNISEFIKTTVALDCNINYMPKDIPLLFVHSKDDNICSYEWTVSFYNKVEVNKKDLHPVDGMNHDTTTNPGNEEILKAIIDWISDVRSNCEDEIEDE